The DNA segment TTTGCAGACTTGTTGGCAGATCGCATGGTTGATGCTGACAACAAAGAGCTGGCAAAATATATCAGCAAAGCGGGCAACCGCATGTCCGATAGCCTTTCTGGCTTGTTGGACGGCGATCTTGATGCCTATGAAGTATTTGAGCCCAACGAATCAGCATCCATCGAAGAAGTGGTCCACGAAGAGGATGTTTCTGACAGGTTGCTGGTTGTAGAAGACAGTGATGCGACACGCCGGCTGCTTTCACTTGTACTCAGCGACCGCTTTGAATGTGAATTGGCAGCTGACGCCAGCGAAGCAATCGAAAAAGCACAAAAAGAGAAGTTTAAAGCCGTCTTGATGGACATCAACCTGGGCACAGGCAAGTCTGGGGTAGACGTATTGCAGCACCTTCGGGAAAGCAGCCGCTATGAGCGCGTGCCGTTTATGGCAGTAACGGCAATGGCATCACCACGTGATGAATCCTTGCTGCTTCGCAAAGGATTCAATGCCTACCTTGCCAAGCCTTTCCAGAAATCCAAGCTGCTGTCTACGTTAGACCAGATGCTTGAAGATAGCAGTGCTGTCTGACGATCATAACACACCGTATTCCTTCAGCCGGTATGGATTTCGTATCCATACCGGCTTTTTTTATGCACCAGATCTTTTGCAAGGACTACCCTATCAAAACTGCCTGAAATTCCGAGTTGAAATTTCTGTATTTTTTGCCCAGGCCTGTTGGTCTTGTTGTCTGTCACGCCCTCACTCGGAATCCCATGGCGCCCAATTTCCCCAAATACCGTTTATCGCTTTTTGTCGTGCTAATCGCTTGCCTGCCGCTGGCATTTGCTGGTGACCAACAAGCTGTTGACGATCCACTCAGCAGCTTCCAGTTGGCTGAAGGATTTCAGATTGAGCTAATTGCGCAGGAGCCGTTGCTGGCGGATCCGGTAGCCATGGAGATTGATGAACAGGGCCGTATCTACGTTGCTGAAATGCCCGGTTACCCGCTCGACGTAAGCGGGAAAGGCCGCATACGGATGTTGGAAGACACCGATGGCGATGGTAAACTTGATGCAAGTCATATTTTCGCGGACAACATCGTCCTCCCCACAGGACTCATGCGTTGGAAAAATGGGATCCTTGTTACGTCGCCTCCCGACGTTTTGTATATCGAAGACGCGGATGGCGATGGTGTGGCAGAGACCCGAGAAGTGCTCCTCACCGGGTTTGCAAGATCTAACCCGCAGCACAACTTCAACAAACCCATGTATGGTCTGGATAACTGGATCTATGTGGCCAACAACGGCATTATCTGGACCTCAGCGTACAAAGCACAATTTGGAGGGCGAGGTACGGAAGTACACTTCCCTGCCCAGCCAGATAAAGTCCAGCTTGGTAAAAACGCCAACGACCGCAATCTCAAGTTCAAACCTGACAGCCATGAATTGGAGTCGCTTTCCGGTCGATCCCAATTTGGGCATACGTTTGACGCCTGGGGACACCACTTCCTCACCAGCAATGCCACCCCGCAATTTCACGAAGTAATTGCAGCCCGGTACCTCGCCAGAAATCCGGAGTTGTCAACACGGATGGCTATGCAGTATACGCCGGCGTATGGCCGTAACACCACCATCTACCCCATCACACGAGACCCTGAACACCAACTCCTCACTGACCGGGGGATGATCACATCTGCCGCCGGGATTACGTATTACCTTGGCGGGCTTTTTCCGGAGAAATACCAGCAGGTAACGTTCATCGGCGAACCCGTGCATAACCTGGTCCACGCATTAAAGGTGAACGAAAAGGGGGCAACCTTCGAAGCAACCCGCATCGAAGCCCGAGAAGAGTTCCTGGCTTCAACAGACAGCTGGTTCAGGCCTGTAAACTACTATGTTGGACCAGACGGCGCCTTGTATGTAATCGACTATTACCGGCAGATTGTTGAGCATCCAGAATGGATGGACGACGAGACTGCAAAATCAGGCAAACTCAAGCATGGCACCGAGAGCGGACGAATCTACAGAATCACCCCGGAAGGCACAGCGCCGGCCAACTGGATTGGCAAAGTGAATCTCGCTGGCGCTTCAACAGAAACACTTGTTGACCATCTGCACAGCAACAACTTGTGGTGGCGCAGTAATGCACAACGGTTACTCGTAGATCAGCAAGACGCAGCAGCAGCTCCTTTACTCGAAACATTGCTGATGGGCGCCTCAACCCCGGAAGCCCGCGTGCATGCCCTGTGGACACTGGATGGCCTCGATGCGCTGCAGCCGGCTCATATAGTAATTGGACTGCAAGACGAAGAGGCCGGCGTGCGCGAAAATGCTATCGTTCTGGCAGAGCAACATGCCGCAACTTACCCGACTTTGTGGGATGCCTTACTGGACCTGGAAGAAGAGCCCAATACGCGCGTTCGTTTTCAGTTACTGTGTACGCTGGGTTTCCTGGATACCAAAGACAGCCGGCAAATGCAGCAACGGTTGCTGGAAGCTGACATCGACGATCCGTGGGTACAACTTGCAGCACTCTCAACGCGTGCTACAGTGGATCTTGCCTTGTTCGATGAACTCTACCCCATGCTCACGTCAACTGCATCAAAAGGCCGTGCCGCGTTTGTCAGCCGCCTGGCCGCTTTGATCACAAAAAATGGCGCAGCAGATGACATCACTGCCTTGGGAATGAAAACGCTCAACAACGCTGCAGATC comes from the Bacteroidota bacterium genome and includes:
- a CDS encoding PVC-type heme-binding CxxCH protein; its protein translation is MAPNFPKYRLSLFVVLIACLPLAFAGDQQAVDDPLSSFQLAEGFQIELIAQEPLLADPVAMEIDEQGRIYVAEMPGYPLDVSGKGRIRMLEDTDGDGKLDASHIFADNIVLPTGLMRWKNGILVTSPPDVLYIEDADGDGVAETREVLLTGFARSNPQHNFNKPMYGLDNWIYVANNGIIWTSAYKAQFGGRGTEVHFPAQPDKVQLGKNANDRNLKFKPDSHELESLSGRSQFGHTFDAWGHHFLTSNATPQFHEVIAARYLARNPELSTRMAMQYTPAYGRNTTIYPITRDPEHQLLTDRGMITSAAGITYYLGGLFPEKYQQVTFIGEPVHNLVHALKVNEKGATFEATRIEAREEFLASTDSWFRPVNYYVGPDGALYVIDYYRQIVEHPEWMDDETAKSGKLKHGTESGRIYRITPEGTAPANWIGKVNLAGASTETLVDHLHSNNLWWRSNAQRLLVDQQDAAAAPLLETLLMGASTPEARVHALWTLDGLDALQPAHIVIGLQDEEAGVRENAIVLAEQHAATYPTLWDALLDLEEEPNTRVRFQLLCTLGFLDTKDSRQMQQRLLEADIDDPWVQLAALSTRATVDLALFDELYPMLTSTASKGRAAFVSRLAALITKNGAADDITALGMKTLNNAADQQAQWNLAILKGITEGMPPAAKSNLALLELRDQMLQAFSGAPAGQRDALLDVIRTLPTRANANTATALTAARAAAEQSNETTALRAQAIALLAHFAPAPNATLFKSLIHPAAPIAVQKAAIAGYGKADAAELAEVLVGAWPSLTPDARNAALDVLMRGQDRMASLLTAVASGTIQPAALGWDRTVVLMRDTKGDLKTKARELLSEPPGVRDEVVADYYASLALDGDIDAGKTAFSRVCSTCHQVGGAYGTPFGPDLGTIRHWSAKALLAKILKPQSTIADGYGLWSIATETGKTEIGLIATESPDAIQLKRQGQEDLTIARDAIASLSSLNMSAMPAGFELQLDKQEMADLIAFLRFN